The following proteins are encoded in a genomic region of Streptomyces gobiensis:
- a CDS encoding glycosyltransferase family A protein, translating into MGRIENPQVCVVTPTKNRPDRLIRAMASVKAQVGVASRHIVLGDNCRFLADPRNVEKLRGRFPEATIHNVRRSDLADVPEEELEYVVGRLAHLRNRGIEMADAEYVAHLDDDNVFHPTHLRSLMDVLWTNPAAQAAHSWRRLLTREGVELIPDGEDPWYGEPAKRAQSYERLRALGIFEPGSCVMRDTLRVGDQIRGVDTSELLVRSSLHERIPFPTRFSREQRRLGYTEDLAFSRELVRQEVPVLCSRQATVDYYMGGHSNSRAFVELRDARLDNQ; encoded by the coding sequence ATGGGTCGGATAGAGAATCCACAGGTGTGCGTTGTCACGCCAACCAAGAACCGTCCGGACCGTTTGATACGCGCCATGGCGTCGGTTAAGGCCCAGGTCGGCGTGGCCTCCCGGCACATTGTGCTGGGAGATAACTGTCGTTTCCTGGCCGATCCGAGAAATGTCGAGAAGTTGCGCGGCAGATTTCCTGAAGCGACCATACACAATGTGCGACGATCCGATCTTGCTGACGTACCGGAAGAGGAGCTGGAGTACGTCGTTGGACGTCTGGCACACTTACGCAACCGGGGAATCGAGATGGCCGACGCGGAGTACGTGGCCCATCTCGACGATGACAACGTCTTCCACCCAACCCACCTCAGATCTCTGATGGACGTGCTGTGGACGAACCCGGCAGCTCAGGCTGCCCACAGCTGGCGTCGCCTGCTCACAAGGGAAGGCGTGGAACTCATCCCAGACGGCGAAGACCCATGGTACGGCGAGCCGGCCAAGCGCGCTCAGTCCTACGAGCGCTTACGGGCCCTGGGGATATTCGAGCCAGGATCATGCGTGATGCGGGATACCCTTCGTGTCGGTGACCAGATCCGAGGGGTCGACACGAGCGAGCTTCTGGTCCGGTCCAGTCTTCACGAGCGGATTCCGTTCCCCACACGGTTCTCGCGGGAGCAGCGGCGACTTGGCTACACGGAGGACCTGGCCTTCAGTCGCGAGCTGGTCCGACAGGAAGTACCGGTGCTGTGCAGTCGGCAGGCTACTGTCGATTACTACATGGGTGGGCATTCCAATAGCAGGGCCTTTGTGGAGCTTCGTGACGCCCGTTTGGATAACCAATAA
- a CDS encoding NAD-dependent epimerase/dehydratase family protein: MAVTGAAGRIGSAVRAGLRDEVSRLVLIDRAGLTAQSPTEDVHKLDLRDAEAVTAALRGADAVVHLGGIPDEAPLPYLLDSNVQGTFSVLEGARRQGLRRVVLASSNHVTGFYPVLETVTPEMPTRPDSLYGVSKVAVEALGRLYADKFGLSVVCLRIGSFQDRVSEGRHLSTWLSPRDGLGFVRAALTACDVRFATAYAVSANTRRFWDTDSGADLGYVPMDNAESFASRIAVDGESAQSVLQGGAHTRAEYTLRHL, translated from the coding sequence GTGGCCGTCACCGGTGCGGCCGGACGGATCGGTTCGGCGGTACGGGCCGGTCTGCGCGACGAGGTGTCCCGCCTGGTACTCATCGATCGTGCCGGCCTCACCGCGCAATCGCCCACGGAAGATGTTCACAAGCTTGACCTGCGTGACGCGGAAGCGGTGACAGCGGCCCTGCGAGGCGCGGACGCGGTGGTACACCTGGGTGGGATTCCTGACGAAGCCCCATTGCCGTATCTGCTGGACAGCAATGTCCAAGGGACATTCAGCGTGCTGGAGGGCGCGCGGCGGCAAGGGCTGCGGCGGGTGGTGCTCGCCAGTAGTAACCATGTGACCGGCTTCTATCCGGTCCTGGAGACCGTGACACCTGAGATGCCCACGCGTCCGGACAGTCTGTACGGGGTGAGCAAGGTCGCGGTGGAGGCGCTCGGGCGCTTGTACGCGGACAAGTTCGGCCTGTCGGTGGTGTGCCTGCGCATCGGGAGCTTCCAGGACCGGGTGAGCGAAGGACGACACCTGTCCACGTGGTTGAGCCCGCGCGACGGTCTTGGCTTCGTCCGCGCGGCTCTCACCGCCTGCGATGTACGCTTCGCGACGGCCTATGCCGTCTCCGCCAATACCCGACGGTTCTGGGACACCGATAGCGGGGCGGACCTGGGGTATGTGCCCATGGACAATGCCGAGTCCTTCGCGTCCCGCATCGCGGTCGACGGAGAGTCGGCCCAAAGCGTTCTGCAAGGCGGCGCGCATACCCGTGCGGAATATACGCTCCGGCACCTATGA
- a CDS encoding NAD-dependent epimerase/dehydratase family protein, translating to MDSAPLPEAPRRALVTGIAGFIASHVSDSLLRQGTQVIGVDRRLPDRGIAAVNLRSSLRHPAFRYLHADLLHHDLAPAVAGADVVFHLAGLPGVRPSWGAAFPDYLDCNVLATQRLMAECERQHVPRLVLASSSSVYGQTGDGPCREDTATRPISPYGITKLAAEQLCLAYARRHTATTSVVALRYFTVYGPRQRTDMLIGRALRAGLSGVPLHIFGDGSNRRDFTYIDDVVTATLAAATAPACAEVINIGGGVGTSVKGLLETVERVATVVVRTIAAPPQPGDMSTTQADTRKARRLLAWRPCVDLTTGVTRQMEWIKRSAGRSGKALCS from the coding sequence ATGGACTCTGCCCCATTACCTGAAGCGCCCCGTCGCGCCTTGGTCACGGGCATTGCCGGCTTCATCGCCTCTCATGTGTCCGACTCCCTGCTTCGCCAGGGCACGCAGGTCATCGGGGTCGACCGGCGTCTGCCTGACCGGGGGATCGCCGCCGTCAACCTCCGCAGCAGCCTGCGGCATCCCGCGTTCCGTTACCTCCACGCGGATCTGCTGCATCACGACCTGGCCCCGGCCGTCGCGGGGGCGGATGTCGTGTTCCACCTCGCGGGGCTGCCCGGTGTCCGGCCTTCCTGGGGCGCGGCTTTCCCCGACTACCTCGACTGCAATGTGCTGGCCACCCAGCGGCTGATGGCGGAATGCGAGAGACAGCATGTCCCCCGGCTGGTCCTCGCATCCTCCTCCAGCGTCTACGGGCAGACTGGCGACGGCCCTTGCCGCGAAGACACCGCGACCCGGCCCATCTCGCCCTACGGGATCACCAAACTCGCCGCCGAACAGCTCTGCCTCGCCTACGCGCGGCGCCACACCGCCACCACCAGCGTCGTAGCACTGCGCTACTTCACTGTTTACGGGCCACGCCAGCGCACCGACATGCTGATCGGCAGAGCATTGCGGGCAGGGCTGAGTGGGGTCCCACTGCACATATTCGGCGACGGATCAAACCGTCGTGACTTCACCTACATCGATGACGTGGTCACCGCGACACTGGCGGCGGCCACAGCCCCTGCCTGTGCCGAGGTCATCAACATCGGTGGCGGAGTCGGCACGTCCGTCAAAGGGCTCCTGGAAACCGTCGAACGAGTAGCCACGGTGGTGGTACGGACCATTGCCGCGCCCCCGCAGCCAGGAGACATGAGCACGACTCAGGCCGACACGCGCAAGGCGCGAAGGCTCCTGGCCTGGCGCCCCTGCGTGGACCTGACGACCGGAGTGACCCGCCAAATGGAGTGGATCAAACGGTCTGCCGGCAGGTCGGGCAAAGCCCTGTGCTCATAG
- a CDS encoding sulfotransferase family protein: MNAGTTGTIWTVEGNFSPSGGRGVNLVLRTVGERTTDLALALAIKHVRPNRVHIVDNVRPFWRAVERMLEIGHGGASHVVFLDADCLILEDLRPFLDANELAYVDCYVQDPFRGRVACGVHITRIDVVERMRRTEPPRDDIRWMLRPESTRRSLALRGVQDSVQYRGAHILHDHFQRYDHIFAKIALRELRSRTEASRPVFEAAIERWGQGADYDVARAAVAHAREHIPPSSPAPEVQKYIESLPDLAHREIGAMNLPERPALTMREVRQAGERIRPTQGRGAERRKVFGVGLPRTGTSSLRMALHLLGHDVAHYPVDQASLNTLARGDGRFPLLDHYDGLADLTTVPCFRELDALHPGAKFILTVRNKRSWLTSLENHWWDRSVSGSPYGEPDSALAAPMGIRRFLQAAVYGCYEFNADRLSRVYDEHVGTVRDYFDGRPDDLLVLDIVGGEGWDKLAPFLGSAAPADPFPHMGLQSQRPDRNHALASHDMATRK; this comes from the coding sequence ATGAACGCCGGGACCACAGGCACGATCTGGACCGTGGAAGGCAATTTCTCGCCCTCTGGTGGGCGCGGCGTCAATCTCGTACTGCGCACCGTCGGGGAACGCACCACCGACCTGGCTCTCGCGCTGGCCATCAAGCATGTGCGCCCGAACCGGGTGCACATCGTCGACAACGTACGCCCGTTCTGGCGGGCCGTCGAGCGGATGCTGGAGATCGGGCACGGGGGCGCCTCACATGTGGTGTTTCTCGACGCCGACTGCCTCATCCTCGAAGACCTGCGCCCGTTTCTTGACGCGAACGAACTCGCCTATGTCGACTGTTATGTCCAGGATCCCTTCCGGGGCCGCGTTGCGTGCGGAGTGCACATCACGCGCATCGATGTGGTGGAGCGCATGCGGCGGACCGAACCGCCGAGGGACGACATCCGGTGGATGCTGCGTCCCGAGAGCACCCGCCGGTCCCTCGCACTGCGCGGTGTTCAGGACAGCGTGCAGTACAGGGGCGCCCACATCCTGCACGATCATTTCCAGCGCTACGACCACATCTTCGCCAAGATCGCCCTCCGGGAGCTCCGCAGCCGTACCGAGGCTTCCCGCCCCGTATTCGAGGCGGCCATCGAGCGGTGGGGCCAGGGTGCGGACTACGACGTTGCCCGCGCCGCCGTGGCGCACGCCCGAGAACATATTCCCCCGAGCTCACCTGCGCCCGAGGTCCAGAAGTACATCGAGAGCCTCCCGGACCTGGCGCACCGCGAGATCGGGGCGATGAACCTGCCGGAACGACCCGCACTGACCATGCGAGAGGTGCGGCAAGCGGGCGAACGTATCCGCCCCACGCAGGGACGAGGCGCGGAGCGGCGCAAGGTCTTTGGCGTGGGACTGCCCCGCACTGGTACCAGCAGTCTGCGGATGGCGCTGCATCTGCTGGGCCACGACGTCGCGCACTACCCCGTCGACCAGGCCTCGCTCAACACCCTGGCCCGGGGGGACGGCCGCTTCCCGCTGCTGGACCATTACGACGGCCTCGCCGACCTCACCACCGTCCCGTGCTTCCGCGAACTCGACGCCCTCCACCCCGGCGCGAAGTTCATCCTGACCGTCCGGAACAAGAGGAGCTGGCTGACGTCTCTCGAGAATCACTGGTGGGACCGCTCCGTGTCCGGCTCGCCCTACGGCGAGCCGGACAGTGCTCTGGCTGCCCCCATGGGAATCCGGCGCTTTCTGCAGGCGGCCGTCTACGGTTGCTACGAGTTCAACGCCGATCGTCTATCGCGCGTTTACGACGAGCACGTCGGCACCGTCCGTGATTACTTCGACGGCCGACCCGATGACCTCCTCGTACTGGACATCGTCGGCGGCGAAGGATGGGACAAGCTCGCCCCCTTCCTCGGCAGCGCAGCACCCGCCGACCCGTTTCCCCACATGGGCCTTCAGTCGCAGAGACCCGACAGGAATCACGCCCTCGCCTCCCATGACATGGCCACTCGGAAGTGA
- a CDS encoding toxin Doc: MELLIDHRWLLDRQEDLLGHKELAVRDYSGLVAATARHRVNTPSLEVDAPDAYWRAAALLDTIVLQRPLPARNEFFGYGVAVAYIEASGETVEASYEQWRDLINDIRALRLTAFDIADRLRSWKT, from the coding sequence GTGGAATTGCTGATCGATCACCGTTGGCTCCTCGACCGCCAGGAAGACCTGCTCGGCCATAAGGAGCTCGCGGTCCGCGACTACTCGGGCCTCGTCGCTGCCACCGCCCGGCACCGGGTGAATACCCCAAGCCTGGAAGTAGATGCCCCGGACGCGTACTGGCGAGCCGCCGCGCTGCTCGACACAATCGTCCTGCAGAGGCCGCTGCCCGCCCGCAACGAATTCTTCGGCTACGGCGTCGCGGTGGCGTACATCGAGGCCTCTGGCGAGACCGTGGAGGCGTCGTACGAACAGTGGCGAGACCTTATCAACGACATCCGCGCCCTGCGGCTCACCGCTTTCGATATCGCAGACCGCCTGAGATCCTGGAAAACCTAG
- a CDS encoding antitoxin MazE7, whose protein sequence is MADTSVRIDEATKNRLAALAADRGMSLRSFLAELSREEENRQHLTRATVAFRTAIERDGFADAFDRDFGGTPASAPNTRRAA, encoded by the coding sequence ATGGCTGATACCAGCGTACGAATCGACGAAGCGACGAAGAACCGACTCGCAGCTCTGGCCGCCGATCGCGGCATGAGTCTGCGCTCTTTCCTTGCGGAGTTGTCCAGAGAAGAAGAGAACCGGCAGCACCTGACCAGGGCGACGGTCGCATTCCGCACTGCCATCGAACGGGACGGCTTCGCCGACGCATTCGACCGTGACTTCGGCGGCACACCCGCGTCCGCCCCTAACACCCGCCGGGCGGCCTGA
- a CDS encoding TIGR01777 family oxidoreductase, whose amino-acid sequence MRVVLAGGTGALGRRIAADLSARGAETVILTRSPRPGGRYRQVAWDGVSVGPWARELEGAALVNLAGELVDRRPTAANVELLTRSRVEPTRALAQAAATLDQQPAVWIQMSTLAIYGDGGDRVLDESAPPADDPPQMAGVARAWEAAAAGVPTGRQVVLRTGIVLDRNTPALDRLAGLVRWGLGGRVGTGQQWVSWLHIADLLAVIRLSLDDPALTGIFHATSPNPVRNAELMATLRQVLRRLPAPPAPAPLVRVGAALLRTDPALALTGRRCVPSRLFDAGFSFAHPHLNPALRELLAP is encoded by the coding sequence GTGCGGGTGGTACTTGCTGGTGGGACGGGTGCGCTGGGGCGACGTATCGCCGCCGACCTGTCCGCCCGCGGCGCCGAGACAGTGATCCTGACCCGTTCTCCCCGCCCTGGCGGTCGGTACCGGCAGGTGGCCTGGGACGGGGTCAGCGTGGGTCCGTGGGCGCGGGAGCTGGAGGGGGCGGCCTTGGTCAACCTCGCTGGCGAGCTGGTGGACCGCAGGCCGACAGCGGCCAACGTTGAACTGCTGACCCGGTCACGGGTGGAACCGACCAGGGCTCTGGCTCAGGCCGCGGCGACGCTGGACCAGCAACCCGCGGTGTGGATCCAGATGAGCACGCTGGCCATCTACGGGGACGGCGGCGATCGCGTCCTTGACGAAAGCGCGCCACCGGCTGACGACCCGCCGCAGATGGCGGGGGTCGCCCGCGCCTGGGAGGCCGCAGCAGCCGGTGTACCTACCGGCCGCCAGGTCGTGCTGCGCACTGGGATCGTCCTCGACCGGAACACCCCCGCGCTCGACCGGCTGGCCGGGCTCGTCCGCTGGGGTCTGGGCGGCCGGGTGGGCACTGGCCAGCAGTGGGTCAGCTGGCTGCACATCGCTGATCTCCTCGCCGTCATCCGCCTGTCGTTGGACGACCCCGCCCTGACCGGCATCTTCCACGCCACCAGCCCGAACCCGGTTCGCAACGCCGAGCTCATGGCTACGTTGCGGCAGGTTCTGCGCCGCCTACCGGCCCCGCCTGCACCCGCACCGCTGGTCCGTGTCGGCGCGGCCCTGCTGCGCACCGATCCGGCGCTGGCCCTGACCGGTCGCCGCTGTGTGCCCTCACGTCTGTTCGATGCCGGCTTCTCCTTCGCTCATCCCCACCTCAACCCGGCCCTGCGGGAGCTGCTGGCACCGTGA
- a CDS encoding VOC family protein → MASLVRHLTFDCSNAYRLGQFWATVLGGSLAADDFPGDPEALVTAPGSTLLFVTVPDAKTVKNRVHVDLQPQDRSRDEEVERILALGATVVGDHRRPDGTGWVTLADPEGNEFCVERSAAERAQ, encoded by the coding sequence ATGGCCTCTCTTGTACGACACCTCACCTTCGACTGCTCCAACGCCTACCGCTTGGGGCAGTTCTGGGCCACTGTCCTGGGCGGCTCGCTTGCCGCCGACGACTTCCCGGGAGACCCAGAGGCACTGGTCACGGCGCCGGGCTCAACGCTGCTGTTTGTGACGGTGCCGGATGCCAAGACTGTTAAAAACCGGGTGCATGTGGACCTGCAGCCACAGGACCGGTCGCGGGATGAGGAGGTGGAGCGCATTCTCGCGCTGGGCGCCACCGTCGTCGGAGATCACCGCAGGCCCGACGGGACCGGCTGGGTGACCCTGGCCGATCCCGAGGGCAATGAATTCTGCGTTGAGCGCAGTGCCGCCGAGCGGGCGCAGTGA
- a CDS encoding HNH endonuclease signature motif containing protein: MLIHPTTGQLIKTDPTTYKPTAEVERHIIARDQHCQFPTCHMPAHRSDLDHIHPFNHTHPKAGGQTVPENLIALCRRHHGLKHRAGWTVQRDTTTGHTTWTAPTGHHYTTHPHSYAA, from the coding sequence CTGCTCATCCACCCCACAACCGGACAACTCATCAAAACCGATCCCACCACCTACAAACCCACCGCAGAAGTCGAACGCCACATCATCGCCCGCGACCAGCACTGCCAATTCCCCACCTGCCACATGCCCGCCCACCGAAGCGACCTGGACCACATCCACCCCTTCAACCACACCCACCCGAAGGCAGGAGGACAAACCGTGCCAGAAAACCTCATCGCCCTCTGCCGCCGCCACCACGGCCTGAAACACCGCGCCGGATGGACCGTTCAACGCGACACCACCACCGGCCACACCACCTGGACCGCCCCCACCGGCCACCACTACACCACCCACCCCCACAGCTACGCCGCATAA
- a CDS encoding DUF222 domain-containing protein: MGAVAVGVADPETADDWAAYLAVMPVGAETAAMLPILQTGQLSGAGRIDALRAFERHAEWIQAQQVRVLAQLEDDPLPCIPGRRDERADYETTVEHVACALRLSHTSAASRLRDARELTGIFDRTLNLLEEGKIHYMQAHAVVDTTANCTEEAARRVETLALPLMPEQSVSATRKALRRAVLKADPEGADQRHQRAREDRAVSHTPAEEGMAWWNAYLPAEDVARMDAAIDTHAQAIKTEDDERTLDQRRADALVDLVNRNTQTPGDLVQLNRTAPTGRSAPLLQITVSFDTLIGASNDPAELKGYGPITAGQARALAHEPGSI; the protein is encoded by the coding sequence ATGGGCGCTGTCGCGGTAGGTGTCGCTGATCCGGAGACGGCCGATGACTGGGCGGCCTATCTGGCGGTGATGCCAGTGGGGGCGGAGACCGCCGCGATGCTGCCGATCCTGCAGACCGGACAGCTCTCCGGGGCGGGCCGGATCGACGCGCTGCGGGCCTTTGAGCGTCACGCGGAGTGGATCCAGGCCCAGCAAGTACGGGTGCTGGCCCAGCTGGAGGACGATCCCCTCCCCTGCATCCCCGGCCGCCGCGATGAGCGGGCGGACTATGAGACCACCGTCGAGCACGTGGCCTGTGCCCTGCGGCTCTCGCACACCAGCGCCGCAAGCCGACTGCGTGACGCCCGCGAACTGACCGGGATCTTCGACCGCACGCTGAATCTCCTTGAGGAAGGAAAGATTCACTACATGCAGGCCCACGCCGTGGTCGACACGACAGCCAACTGCACCGAGGAAGCCGCCCGGCGGGTCGAAACACTGGCGCTCCCGCTCATGCCAGAACAGTCGGTGTCCGCGACGCGCAAAGCGCTGCGCCGGGCGGTACTCAAAGCCGACCCGGAAGGCGCCGATCAGCGCCACCAGCGAGCACGGGAGGACCGTGCGGTCTCCCACACCCCGGCGGAGGAGGGCATGGCCTGGTGGAACGCCTACCTCCCAGCCGAAGACGTCGCACGCATGGACGCCGCCATCGACACCCACGCCCAGGCCATCAAAACCGAAGACGATGAACGCACACTGGACCAGCGCCGCGCCGACGCCCTCGTCGACCTCGTCAACCGGAACACCCAAACCCCCGGTGATCTTGTCCAGTTGAACCGGACAGCCCCCACAGGCCGCTCCGCACCACTCCTACAGATCACCGTCAGCTTCGACACACTCATCGGCGCCAGCAATGATCCCGCCGAGCTCAAGGGCTACGGCCCCATCACCGCCGGACAGGCCCGCGCCCTGGCCCACGAGCCCGGCTCCATCTAG
- a CDS encoding ABC transporter substrate-binding protein: MNAPPSPPGAERTDGSSVQIGALVPLTRPGWVEAGQHLLGGLELAVREVNDAGGIVGRPLELVVRDTAADPQRAAAAVDELARLGVAALAGEYHSVVARAAATRADALGLPFLCSSAVLDALTEQPTEWVARLAPAQSHGWQIYADFLLSAGYSRIAVAAESSVYWASGARILRDYLAPRGGTVIELDMRALAPTAMCDELVDNRATALLLLVGHPEPAVSIVKSVRRDQRLAEIMIGAPAGQPEFAEWATLLGDDSAAIPFLRYLPERLSPLGARVETALRERLAEAPSFVAFEGYDTVAVLADVLRSHGADWARTAESWPRVAVEGTRGQIQFSRTPGISVWQWAWTPIQVVDRDPAEPDRFRTLHAS, encoded by the coding sequence ATGAATGCGCCACCATCGCCACCTGGAGCGGAGCGGACTGACGGTTCATCCGTCCAGATCGGCGCTCTCGTTCCGCTGACTCGGCCTGGCTGGGTCGAGGCAGGCCAACACTTGCTCGGTGGACTCGAGCTGGCTGTTCGCGAAGTCAATGACGCCGGCGGGATCGTCGGAAGACCACTCGAGCTGGTGGTCCGGGACACCGCGGCTGATCCACAGAGGGCCGCGGCGGCCGTAGATGAATTGGCTCGCCTGGGCGTGGCTGCCTTGGCGGGGGAGTATCACAGCGTCGTCGCTCGCGCCGCTGCCACCAGGGCCGACGCCCTCGGCCTGCCGTTCCTCTGCTCGTCAGCGGTTCTCGACGCGCTCACCGAACAGCCAACGGAATGGGTTGCGCGCCTCGCCCCGGCGCAGTCCCACGGCTGGCAGATCTACGCAGACTTCCTCCTCAGCGCGGGCTACAGCCGAATCGCCGTAGCAGCCGAGTCGAGTGTCTACTGGGCATCTGGGGCCCGCATTCTGCGGGACTACCTCGCTCCACGCGGCGGCACCGTCATCGAACTCGACATGCGCGCGCTCGCCCCCACGGCCATGTGCGACGAACTCGTCGACAATCGCGCGACAGCCCTCCTTCTTCTGGTCGGCCACCCGGAGCCGGCAGTGTCGATCGTCAAGTCTGTCCGCCGCGACCAGCGCCTCGCCGAGATCATGATTGGTGCTCCGGCCGGGCAACCGGAATTCGCCGAATGGGCAACGTTGCTGGGCGACGACAGCGCCGCGATCCCGTTCTTGCGCTACCTGCCCGAGCGCCTCAGCCCACTCGGTGCACGAGTCGAGACGGCCCTCCGCGAGCGGCTAGCCGAAGCGCCCTCCTTCGTCGCCTTCGAGGGCTACGACACGGTCGCCGTCCTCGCCGATGTGCTGCGTTCTCACGGCGCGGACTGGGCGCGCACTGCCGAATCCTGGCCGCGCGTTGCAGTCGAAGGCACCCGCGGGCAGATTCAGTTCTCCCGCACGCCAGGCATCAGCGTTTGGCAATGGGCTTGGACACCAATCCAAGTCGTTGATCGAGATCCGGCGGAACCCGACCGCTTTCGGACCCTTCACGCCAGCTGA
- a CDS encoding TetR/AcrR family transcriptional regulator — translation MPTGVVIRDVRKQLFDAAERVLLRDGPSALTSRAVTTEAACAKGVLHRHFADFDAFLAELVLDRIAQIDNQAAALRNSAGTATVADNLIGALTDLFGSVAVAIVGLVTSRDDLRARLRRTTPTGIPVLTEATAMIASYLTAERELGRIAADADVDTLAPTLIGTGHMLFADRKGTPPKAGAIRKVVTVVIAGIVQEPLR, via the coding sequence GTGCCGACGGGGGTAGTCATCCGCGACGTGCGCAAGCAGCTGTTCGACGCCGCCGAGCGTGTCCTGCTCCGGGACGGGCCAAGCGCGCTGACCAGCCGGGCGGTCACCACTGAGGCAGCCTGCGCGAAGGGCGTCCTGCACCGGCACTTCGCCGACTTCGACGCTTTCCTCGCCGAGCTCGTGCTGGACCGTATCGCCCAGATCGACAACCAAGCCGCCGCCCTGCGCAACTCCGCCGGGACCGCCACCGTCGCTGACAATCTCATCGGCGCCCTGACGGACCTGTTCGGGTCGGTCGCCGTGGCGATCGTCGGCCTCGTCACCTCCCGGGATGACCTACGCGCCCGGCTCCGCCGGACCACGCCGACCGGCATCCCGGTACTGACGGAAGCTACGGCCATGATCGCCTCTTACCTCACCGCCGAGCGCGAACTGGGCCGCATCGCGGCGGATGCCGACGTCGACACCCTCGCACCCACGCTGATCGGGACCGGACACATGCTCTTCGCCGACCGGAAAGGCACCCCACCGAAGGCCGGAGCCATCCGCAAGGTCGTGACTGTGGTCATCGCCGGCATTGTGCAAGAACCGCTGCGATGA
- a CDS encoding class I SAM-dependent methyltransferase, whose translation MPTIPPERAPLYEHEPHERREVAESFGSDAERYDRARPRYPEGMVDRIVGASPGPDVLDVGSGTGIAARQFQAAGCRVLGVEPDARMADLARQLGGEVDVATFEDWDPADREFDAVVAGQSWHWIDPVAGMAKAAQVLRPGGRLAAFWNIFQFPPDVAKVVVAVCQQVMPDAPFDFQAMTKGSLDGYQVLLAKAADGIREVGGFGEPEQWRFDWEWTYTRDAWLDQMPTQGAFTRLPPDKLAEVLEGVGAAIDAIGGSFTMRYATVVVTASRTGSA comes from the coding sequence ATGCCCACTATACCGCCGGAGCGAGCGCCTCTTTACGAACACGAGCCTCATGAACGCCGAGAGGTAGCGGAGTCGTTCGGCTCGGACGCCGAGCGCTATGACCGGGCCCGGCCCCGCTACCCCGAAGGCATGGTGGACCGGATCGTCGGCGCCAGCCCCGGCCCCGACGTCCTCGACGTCGGCTCTGGCACCGGCATCGCCGCCAGACAGTTCCAGGCGGCCGGCTGCAGGGTGCTCGGGGTAGAGCCAGACGCGCGGATGGCTGACCTGGCGCGGCAACTCGGGGGCGAGGTTGACGTAGCGACGTTCGAAGACTGGGACCCGGCCGACCGGGAATTCGATGCGGTCGTCGCCGGACAGTCCTGGCACTGGATCGACCCGGTCGCGGGAATGGCCAAGGCCGCGCAGGTGCTGCGCCCTGGCGGTCGGCTGGCGGCGTTCTGGAACATTTTCCAGTTTCCGCCCGACGTGGCGAAAGTCGTCGTTGCGGTCTGCCAGCAGGTGATGCCTGACGCGCCGTTCGACTTCCAGGCGATGACGAAGGGGTCCCTGGACGGGTACCAGGTGCTGCTCGCCAAGGCCGCCGACGGCATCCGAGAGGTGGGCGGGTTCGGTGAACCGGAGCAGTGGCGGTTCGACTGGGAGTGGACTTATACCCGGGACGCGTGGCTGGACCAGATGCCCACACAGGGCGCCTTCACCCGGCTCCCACCGGATAAGCTGGCGGAGGTGTTGGAGGGCGTCGGGGCCGCTATCGACGCGATAGGTGGCAGCTTCACGATGCGTTACGCCACGGTGGTCGTCACCGCGTCGCGAACCGGTTCCGCCTGA